Proteins encoded by one window of Emticicia oligotrophica DSM 17448:
- a CDS encoding FtsL-like putative cell division protein has translation METNTFRSRPEPATATAPPSKPKQPRKPGIFDSLNSWLTNRLELGSELPTETLKRIIWVVFLGIIYIYVQHSYESFIKKIDKARNDMEEKRAAYISQKSRYMFASKQSEIAKKLSNDGLEENITPPTKIVVK, from the coding sequence ATGGAAACGAATACTTTTCGGAGCCGTCCTGAACCTGCTACCGCGACTGCCCCTCCTTCAAAGCCAAAGCAGCCTCGCAAACCAGGTATCTTTGACAGCCTCAATTCTTGGCTAACCAATCGTTTAGAACTTGGTAGTGAACTACCTACCGAAACGCTCAAACGCATCATTTGGGTTGTTTTTTTGGGCATCATCTACATTTACGTACAACATAGTTATGAAAGTTTTATCAAAAAAATAGATAAAGCTCGCAATGACATGGAAGAAAAACGTGCAGCATACATCTCCCAAAAATCAAGATACATGTTTGCTAGTAAGCAGTCTGAAATAGCAAAAAAATTAAGCAATGATGGTCTTGAAGAAAACATTACTCCACCCACAAAAATTGTAGTGAAATAA
- a CDS encoding S41 family peptidase — MEEKKIQNSQSTIRTPIVVATTLVVGILIGATFFGGRRVGGDISRSSNKFKEILTYINRSYVDSVNTDSLVDYSITKMLEKLDPHTYYFPPQEADIARSQLESGFDGIGIEFNVFNDTLYVVTPLTGGPSETVGIQSGDAIIKANGNKLTGKDASSANIFANLRGKRGTEVKLEVKRRGFKDLLKFTVVRDKIPQYSVDAAYLMEDKKTAYIKINRFTETTYDEFKQHMTDLKKQGMKQLLLDLRGNPGGYMDRATDIVDELVGGKDVIVYTDGKDSRNNRKTYAGNDGMFEKGAIVVMVDEGSASASEIVSGSLQDYDRALIVGRRTFGKGLVQQPIQLSDGSELRLTISRYYIPSGRSIQKPYEKGHLENYEHELDERGKSGEYFIADSIKNNPKMRFKTKGGRVVYGGGGVTPDIFVPRDTSHITKYLLELYGKNILREYALNYANTNRKTLEKQAFTAFLKDFVISDVMLEEVKKMAVNAEVKFNASEYARSKEFIKLQIKANIARHVWQRNMKNGLNNEYYQIIYSQDPLFQTAIKQFVKAEKLEKDKKI, encoded by the coding sequence GTGGAAGAAAAGAAAATTCAAAATAGTCAATCAACAATTCGTACACCAATTGTCGTTGCAACAACATTGGTGGTTGGCATTCTGATTGGAGCAACTTTTTTTGGTGGACGTAGGGTAGGTGGAGATATTTCTCGTAGTTCAAATAAATTCAAAGAGATTCTGACTTACATCAATCGAAGTTATGTAGATAGTGTAAACACTGATTCACTGGTTGATTATTCGATTACGAAAATGCTCGAAAAACTCGACCCTCATACGTATTATTTCCCACCCCAAGAAGCTGATATTGCTCGATCGCAGCTTGAAAGTGGATTTGATGGTATTGGTATCGAATTTAATGTTTTCAATGACACACTTTATGTCGTTACGCCACTCACAGGGGGGCCATCAGAAACAGTAGGTATTCAAAGTGGAGATGCTATCATTAAAGCAAATGGAAATAAATTGACAGGAAAAGATGCTAGTAGTGCTAATATTTTTGCTAATCTGCGAGGGAAGCGAGGTACTGAAGTAAAACTCGAAGTGAAACGCCGTGGATTTAAAGATTTACTAAAATTTACGGTAGTAAGAGATAAAATCCCACAATATTCGGTCGATGCAGCATATTTAATGGAGGATAAGAAAACGGCTTATATTAAAATTAATCGTTTTACAGAAACTACTTACGATGAATTTAAGCAACATATGACCGACCTCAAAAAGCAAGGAATGAAACAATTATTGCTTGATTTGAGAGGAAATCCAGGTGGTTATATGGATAGAGCAACCGATATTGTTGATGAACTGGTTGGTGGAAAAGATGTGATTGTTTATACAGATGGCAAGGATTCTCGGAATAATAGAAAAACCTATGCTGGTAATGATGGCATGTTTGAGAAAGGAGCCATTGTGGTGATGGTTGATGAAGGAAGTGCCTCTGCCTCTGAAATCGTTTCAGGTTCATTACAAGATTATGACCGTGCTTTGATTGTTGGCCGACGAACATTCGGAAAAGGTTTAGTGCAACAGCCTATTCAACTTTCAGATGGTTCGGAGCTTCGCCTTACAATCTCTCGATATTATATTCCTAGTGGACGAAGCATTCAGAAACCATACGAAAAAGGGCATTTAGAAAATTATGAACACGAACTCGATGAGCGTGGAAAATCGGGTGAATATTTTATAGCCGATAGTATCAAAAATAACCCTAAAATGCGATTTAAAACCAAAGGTGGTAGAGTTGTGTATGGTGGTGGCGGTGTAACACCCGATATTTTTGTGCCGAGAGATACCAGCCATATTACCAAGTATTTACTCGAACTTTATGGTAAAAATATCCTGCGTGAATATGCCCTTAATTATGCAAATACCAATAGAAAAACACTAGAAAAGCAAGCATTTACTGCTTTCTTGAAAGATTTTGTTATTAGTGATGTCATGCTTGAAGAAGTAAAGAAAATGGCAGTAAACGCCGAAGTAAAATTCAATGCTTCTGAATATGCTCGCTCAAAAGAGTTTATCAAGTTGCAAATAAAGGCCAATATTGCTCGCCATGTTTGGCAGCGAAATATGAAGAATGGATTAAATAATGAGTATTACCAAATTATTTATAGCCAAGACCCGCTCTTCCAGACTGCAATTAAGCAATTTGTAAAAGCCGAAAAATTGGAAAAGGATAAAAAGATTTAA
- the rsmH gene encoding 16S rRNA (cytosine(1402)-N(4))-methyltransferase RsmH: MSVYHTPVMLKECLEGLNIKPDGIYVDVTFGGGGHSRAILEKLTTGKLYSFDQDADAKEQSKLIENKNFTFIEANFRNIKQYLRLYGVRKVDGILADLGISSHQIDTPERGFSTRYDAELDMRMNQNADFSAKNIVNEYSVDELHKILGMYGEIKNARTAAQTIYTARLNRPINTINDLKNVMGKLAPKGKENKYFAQVFQALRIVVNEEMAVLEEFLLQTPEVLAPEGRLVVMSYHSLEDRLVKNFIRSGKFSGEVEKDIFGNDKKPLEAITRKAIEATPEEVEQNPRARSAKLRIAEPLK, from the coding sequence ATGTCAGTTTATCACACGCCCGTTATGCTCAAAGAATGTTTAGAAGGTCTGAATATCAAACCCGATGGCATTTATGTTGATGTTACTTTTGGCGGCGGTGGACATTCACGGGCTATTTTAGAGAAACTTACTACTGGAAAACTCTACTCATTTGACCAAGATGCGGATGCAAAAGAGCAATCAAAACTTATAGAAAATAAGAATTTTACTTTTATTGAGGCGAATTTCCGAAACATCAAACAATATTTACGTTTGTATGGTGTAAGAAAAGTAGATGGTATTTTGGCCGACTTAGGTATTTCATCGCACCAAATTGATACTCCAGAACGCGGCTTTTCGACTCGTTATGATGCCGAATTGGATATGCGAATGAACCAAAATGCCGATTTTTCTGCCAAAAATATTGTTAATGAATATTCGGTGGATGAACTACATAAAATTTTAGGCATGTATGGCGAAATCAAGAATGCTCGCACTGCTGCCCAAACAATCTATACAGCACGCCTCAACCGCCCGATTAACACCATCAATGATTTGAAAAATGTAATGGGGAAATTAGCCCCCAAAGGCAAAGAAAATAAATATTTTGCCCAAGTTTTTCAAGCTCTTCGCATTGTTGTTAATGAAGAAATGGCTGTTCTTGAAGAATTTTTACTACAAACACCCGAAGTTTTAGCTCCAGAAGGTCGTTTGGTTGTGATGTCGTATCACTCATTGGAAGACCGCTTGGTTAAGAATTTTATCAGAAGTGGTAAGTTCAGCGGCGAAGTTGAGAAAGATATTTTTGGTAATGATAAGAAACCTTTAGAAGCAATTACCCGAAAAGCTATTGAGGCCACACCCGAAGAAGTAGAACAAAATCCAAGGGCCAGAAGTGCGAAATTAAGAATCGCAGAACCCTTAAAATAA
- a CDS encoding Gfo/Idh/MocA family protein, translated as MSENQSRRSFLQNLGIGLGTSAAAFAIPSVMAIPEAGSKKDDKKLGIALVGLGSYAKNQLAVALENAKNCYLAAIVTGSPAKAEEWSKKYNLPKESVYNYQNFDEIAKNKAVDIVYVVLPNSLHPEFVIRAAKAGKHVMCEKPMANSVAECEAMIKACKEAGVQLGIGYRMHFEPHTQEIMRIGQKKEKGNVRFIQTNFGFTIGDPTQWRLKKAMAGGGPLMDVGIYCVQASRYVTGEEPLWVTAQFGPITDKERFKDVEECVSWQMEFPGGTIVNGFTSYKSNIEQLYVSADKGWVQLSPAYSYGPIKGSTNDGSLKLPVVHHQTVMMEAICKEFIETGKFPSHIDGEEGKRDMKILMAIYEAAQTGKKISLV; from the coding sequence ATGTCTGAAAATCAATCTCGACGCTCATTCCTCCAAAACCTTGGAATCGGACTCGGTACTAGTGCAGCTGCCTTTGCTATTCCATCAGTTATGGCCATTCCAGAAGCAGGTTCAAAAAAAGATGATAAAAAACTGGGTATTGCCCTCGTTGGTTTGGGGAGCTACGCCAAAAATCAATTAGCAGTTGCTTTAGAAAATGCTAAAAACTGTTATTTAGCTGCCATTGTTACTGGTTCTCCAGCCAAAGCAGAGGAATGGTCGAAAAAGTATAATTTGCCCAAAGAAAGCGTATACAACTACCAAAACTTTGATGAAATAGCCAAAAACAAAGCCGTTGATATTGTGTATGTGGTTTTACCAAACTCTTTGCACCCTGAATTTGTAATTCGAGCAGCCAAAGCGGGCAAACATGTAATGTGTGAAAAGCCAATGGCTAATTCTGTTGCTGAATGTGAGGCGATGATTAAAGCTTGTAAAGAGGCAGGCGTTCAGTTGGGCATTGGTTATCGTATGCATTTTGAGCCGCACACACAAGAAATCATGCGTATTGGTCAGAAAAAGGAAAAAGGTAATGTAAGATTCATCCAAACCAACTTTGGCTTTACCATTGGCGACCCAACCCAATGGCGACTCAAAAAAGCCATGGCTGGAGGTGGCCCATTGATGGATGTGGGTATTTATTGCGTGCAGGCCTCTCGCTATGTAACAGGAGAAGAACCCCTTTGGGTAACAGCACAATTTGGGCCAATTACCGATAAAGAACGCTTTAAGGATGTAGAAGAATGCGTTTCGTGGCAAATGGAATTTCCGGGTGGTACCATTGTTAATGGCTTTACTTCTTATAAATCAAATATCGAACAACTCTACGTTTCGGCCGACAAAGGTTGGGTGCAACTAAGCCCTGCTTACAGCTATGGTCCAATCAAAGGAAGCACAAATGATGGTTCTTTGAAACTACCAGTAGTCCACCATCAAACAGTAATGATGGAGGCTATTTGTAAAGAATTTATCGAAACTGGTAAATTTCCAAGCCATATTGATGGAGAAGAGGGTAAACGAGATATGAAAATTTTAATGGCTATCTATGAAGCTGCACAAACTGGAAAGAAAATAAGTTTGGTATAG
- the rseP gene encoding RIP metalloprotease RseP, with protein MAILTMIGQLLLALTILVGLHEFGHFIFARIFGIRVNKFYIFFDFLFPLPNVLNFALWKKKKGDTEYGLGWFPLGGYVDIAGMIDETKDSSQLSAVPEPYEFRSKPAWQRLFVMLGGIIVNIILGILIFWGVKYYWGEEYYSKAEVNKLGYYAHPLAQEIGLKTGDKILKVNGQDYESSGDVRAALMQENTNFTIERNGEIKEIPVPNDLIDKVASKIPFMEPIYPFKVGEIAKGMPAEAAGLKAGDKILKIDTITTVCFQDFQATLKKFAGKKVNLSVERAGKTLQISPEVTKEGTIGFTSEFTLISSKRTLTFGESFITGAKDALSVIPNQIQGFGRIFKGHISAGNAVSGPVGLAQMYGKSWDWERFWGLTGLLSMGLAFMNALPIPALDGGHVLVLLYEMITRRKPSEKFMERTQQIGTFILLTLMILVLFNDTFKALFK; from the coding sequence ATGGCAATTTTAACAATGATTGGTCAGCTTTTGCTGGCATTAACTATTTTAGTCGGATTACACGAGTTTGGGCATTTTATTTTCGCCCGCATTTTCGGAATTAGAGTTAATAAATTTTACATATTCTTCGATTTCCTTTTTCCATTACCCAATGTGCTCAATTTTGCACTCTGGAAAAAGAAAAAAGGTGATACTGAATACGGCTTAGGTTGGTTTCCACTTGGTGGCTATGTAGATATTGCGGGTATGATTGATGAAACCAAAGATTCTTCGCAGCTTTCGGCTGTTCCTGAACCTTATGAATTTCGTTCGAAACCAGCTTGGCAACGTCTTTTTGTTATGCTTGGTGGTATTATTGTAAACATCATTTTAGGTATATTAATCTTCTGGGGTGTAAAATACTACTGGGGAGAAGAATATTATTCAAAAGCAGAAGTGAACAAATTAGGCTACTATGCTCACCCATTAGCCCAAGAAATTGGACTTAAAACAGGCGATAAAATCTTGAAAGTTAACGGTCAGGATTATGAAAGTTCAGGAGATGTTCGTGCGGCATTAATGCAAGAAAACACCAATTTCACGATTGAACGCAATGGTGAAATCAAAGAGATTCCTGTACCAAACGATTTGATTGACAAAGTAGCCAGCAAAATTCCATTCATGGAGCCAATTTATCCATTTAAAGTGGGCGAAATTGCTAAAGGAATGCCAGCCGAAGCTGCAGGGTTGAAAGCAGGTGATAAAATCTTGAAAATTGACACCATCACAACGGTTTGCTTCCAAGATTTTCAAGCAACTTTAAAGAAATTCGCTGGTAAAAAAGTAAACTTAAGCGTTGAAAGAGCAGGAAAAACATTACAAATTTCACCAGAAGTAACCAAAGAAGGTACGATTGGTTTTACTTCGGAATTTACATTAATATCTAGCAAACGCACACTGACATTTGGTGAATCATTTATTACAGGTGCGAAAGATGCCTTATCGGTTATTCCAAACCAAATCCAAGGTTTTGGCCGCATCTTTAAAGGACATATTTCAGCAGGAAATGCTGTAAGCGGCCCAGTTGGTTTAGCACAAATGTATGGCAAATCGTGGGACTGGGAAAGATTTTGGGGCTTAACTGGCTTATTATCAATGGGCTTAGCATTTATGAATGCTTTACCAATTCCAGCACTTGATGGTGGCCATGTTTTGGTTTTACTTTATGAAATGATTACACGCCGCAAACCATCAGAGAAATTTATGGAACGTACCCAACAAATTGGTACTTTCATCCTTCTCACTTTGATGATTCTTGTGTTGTTCAATGATACATTCAAGGCTTTGTTTAAGTAA
- a CDS encoding MarR family winged helix-turn-helix transcriptional regulator: MKKEKTVDFYIKWAWHSISRMYNAYANPNDMTMAIGYVLLNIDSEKGTPATKIGPSIGMEPRSLTRMLKTLEEKGWIYREIDPDDKRFVRVFLTEEGRKKRSFSREGVIIFNKMIQEQIPAEKLSVFFEVIKEINRLVDEQNSKAKEGLILENDII; this comes from the coding sequence ATGAAGAAGGAAAAAACAGTTGATTTTTACATAAAATGGGCTTGGCACTCTATTTCGCGTATGTATAATGCGTATGCTAACCCCAACGATATGACCATGGCAATTGGCTATGTGTTGCTCAATATCGACTCTGAAAAAGGTACTCCTGCTACAAAAATTGGACCTTCGATTGGAATGGAGCCACGAAGCCTTACTCGTATGCTCAAAACACTGGAAGAAAAAGGTTGGATTTACCGAGAAATAGACCCCGATGATAAGCGTTTTGTGAGAGTTTTCTTAACTGAAGAGGGAAGAAAAAAGCGTAGTTTTTCTCGTGAAGGCGTAATTATTTTCAATAAAATGATTCAAGAACAAATTCCTGCTGAAAAATTGTCGGTATTTTTCGAAGTCATTAAAGAAATCAATCGCTTGGTAGATGAACAAAATAGTAAAGCGAAAGAAGGGCTAATTTTAGAAAATGATATTATTTAA
- a CDS encoding YpdA family putative bacillithiol disulfide reductase produces MMDSAKYEVVIIGGGPIGLACGIEAQKAGLSYVILEKGCLVNSLYNYPANMTFFSTSERLEIGDVPFVSNNAKPTRSEALEYYRRVAIHRKLNVKLFEEVLEVVKADEVYQIKTKKHNYEGKHVVIASGFYDIPHMLGVKGEHLPKVTHYYKDPHFYAFQKVLVVGANNSAVDAALETWRKGAEVTMVIRGEGVGERVKYWAKPDIENRIKEGSIKAYFNSEIAEITEDTVVIKTPEGLVSVENDWVISMTGYQPNLGFLKKVGINLSADEIMKPQYDETSMETNLPNVYLAGVICGGMNTHSLFIENSRVHAERIITKICRGTSF; encoded by the coding sequence ATGATGGATTCTGCTAAATACGAAGTAGTAATTATTGGTGGTGGGCCAATTGGCCTAGCTTGTGGAATTGAAGCTCAAAAAGCGGGCTTAAGTTATGTGATTTTAGAAAAAGGATGTTTAGTAAATTCACTATATAATTATCCTGCCAACATGACTTTCTTCAGTACTTCTGAAAGGCTTGAGATTGGCGATGTGCCATTTGTATCGAATAATGCCAAACCAACTCGCAGCGAAGCTCTTGAATACTACAGAAGAGTGGCTATTCATAGAAAACTCAATGTAAAGCTTTTTGAAGAAGTTTTAGAGGTAGTAAAAGCAGATGAAGTCTATCAGATAAAAACAAAGAAACACAACTATGAAGGTAAGCACGTGGTTATTGCCTCGGGGTTTTATGATATTCCGCACATGTTGGGAGTAAAAGGCGAACATTTGCCTAAAGTAACGCACTATTATAAAGACCCACATTTTTATGCTTTCCAAAAGGTTTTGGTAGTAGGTGCGAATAATTCGGCGGTTGATGCCGCACTTGAAACTTGGCGGAAAGGTGCCGAAGTTACCATGGTGATTCGTGGCGAAGGAGTAGGCGAACGCGTGAAATATTGGGCAAAGCCCGACATAGAAAACCGAATCAAAGAAGGTTCGATTAAAGCCTATTTTAATTCAGAAATTGCCGAAATCACAGAAGATACAGTCGTTATAAAAACGCCAGAAGGCTTGGTAAGTGTAGAAAATGATTGGGTAATTTCGATGACAGGGTATCAACCTAATTTAGGTTTTTTGAAGAAAGTAGGTATCAATCTTTCAGCCGATGAAATTATGAAGCCTCAGTATGATGAAACAAGTATGGAAACCAATTTACCTAATGTATATTTAGCTGGAGTTATCTGTGGAGGAATGAATACGCATAGCTTGTTTATCGAAAATTCGAGAGTGCATGCCGAAAGGATTATTACGAAGATTTGTCGTGGAACAAGTTTCTAA
- a CDS encoding DUF6702 family protein, whose translation MIKILIAFLGLTIFNPATIFIDRSADHSISRKTKIVHAFHTSLTEIQYNPKEKSLEISIRMFTDDLETALTKANNGQKVMIGGKNDNSDAILSKYVQQHFMIVTPQKQKKAMSILGKEMEGDATWVYVEIPNSPDFKGNIIYNSIMQELFDDQTNIVNFIQPSGKKTYVFNAKIKTAEID comes from the coding sequence ATGATTAAGATTTTAATTGCTTTTTTAGGGCTAACGATATTTAATCCAGCCACAATTTTTATTGATAGATCGGCTGACCACTCTATTAGTAGAAAAACTAAAATCGTTCATGCCTTTCATACTTCGTTGACAGAAATTCAATACAATCCTAAAGAAAAATCTTTGGAGATTAGTATTCGTATGTTTACCGATGATTTAGAGACTGCTCTTACGAAAGCCAATAATGGGCAAAAAGTAATGATTGGTGGAAAAAATGATAATAGTGATGCAATTTTGAGTAAATACGTTCAGCAACATTTTATGATTGTTACGCCCCAAAAACAAAAAAAGGCGATGTCGATTTTAGGTAAGGAAATGGAAGGTGATGCGACTTGGGTTTATGTAGAAATTCCGAATAGCCCTGATTTTAAGGGTAATATCATCTACAATAGCATAATGCAAGAGCTTTTCGATGACCAAACCAATATCGTAAACTTCATTCAACCTAGCGGTAAGAAGACTTACGTATTCAATGCTAAAATCAAAACCGCAGAAATTGACTAA
- a CDS encoding penicillin-binding transpeptidase domain-containing protein: protein MAPKRSIREEIQWRAKVTFGIVFIIGSLITAQIFVIQVFQKKKWADKMEKVQSKPMKIRAQRGNIFAADGRSLLATSVPRYRVGIDVTRAKPAYFKEKIDSLCRKLANFFQDRSAEDYKRLIKNAREEKKLIFVALGNRLVDYQERQQIKTFPFFREGPMKGGGKFERLERRVMPFDDMALRSIGKLDRDTQTRGDFGIEFSFNNYLAGRDGVGLFQRLTGGVWKPVEDSPEVRPEAGLDVITTIDVNYQDIVESALRNQVINTNAKYGSAVVMEIATGEIKAITNLSRRNGSDSTSKFYTEDFNYAVRGGTDPGSTFKLATMVALLEKSNLSLNEDAGFCGGSIMHNKTEMTCSEEHGNQTVKQVFEHSCNIGIYNLVKKHFGFSNADEFVSYLTRFKLDQPVGFQLKGETEPIIKNRKSSTFSNTTIPWMSIGYETRLTPLQMLTFYNAIANNGHWVQPLIVKEIREADRVTERFEANQDPTPICSERTAKLAQEMMRGVVENGTAQNINTGFCKVAGKTGTSRKRENGYVKNQYYTAFIGFFPADNPKYSCAVIIDEPQGANLYARDVAAPVFRTIADKIFAYDVALHPSKNKASNIQKIQTQAQAGYAEDFRTVNEELGIQNSPSSAGWVKASKNGSSVAWQRVEDRKDLPDVSGMSLRDAIHILENKGFKVRYSGLGKVSDYAIVQPKVVSLVLK from the coding sequence ATGGCTCCAAAACGCTCAATACGTGAAGAAATCCAGTGGCGTGCGAAAGTAACCTTTGGAATCGTTTTTATCATAGGCTCGTTAATTACTGCTCAAATATTTGTTATTCAGGTTTTTCAGAAGAAAAAGTGGGCGGACAAAATGGAGAAAGTACAAAGCAAGCCCATGAAAATAAGAGCTCAGCGAGGAAATATCTTCGCTGCTGATGGTCGTAGCTTATTAGCTACATCTGTACCCCGCTATCGTGTAGGAATTGATGTCACGAGAGCCAAACCTGCTTATTTCAAAGAAAAAATCGACAGTTTATGCCGAAAACTAGCCAATTTCTTTCAAGATCGCTCGGCCGAGGATTATAAACGCCTAATTAAAAATGCCCGCGAAGAAAAGAAACTGATTTTCGTGGCTCTTGGAAATCGTTTGGTTGATTACCAAGAACGTCAGCAAATAAAGACATTCCCATTTTTTAGAGAAGGCCCCATGAAAGGAGGTGGAAAGTTTGAACGACTTGAGCGAAGAGTAATGCCTTTTGACGACATGGCCTTGCGTTCTATCGGAAAACTCGACCGTGATACGCAAACGCGTGGTGACTTTGGTATTGAATTTAGCTTCAATAATTACTTAGCTGGCCGAGATGGCGTGGGCTTATTTCAGCGTCTCACGGGGGGTGTATGGAAACCTGTAGAAGATAGCCCAGAAGTACGCCCAGAAGCAGGCTTAGACGTAATCACTACTATTGATGTAAATTACCAAGATATTGTTGAAAGTGCCCTTCGCAATCAAGTTATTAATACCAATGCCAAATATGGTTCGGCAGTAGTGATGGAAATTGCCACGGGTGAAATTAAGGCCATTACCAATCTTTCGAGAAGAAATGGCTCTGATTCTACTAGTAAATTCTATACCGAAGATTTCAATTATGCCGTAAGGGGTGGAACTGACCCTGGTTCGACTTTCAAATTGGCTACTATGGTGGCTTTACTAGAAAAATCGAATCTTAGTCTGAATGAAGATGCTGGGTTTTGCGGCGGAAGTATTATGCACAATAAAACCGAAATGACATGTTCGGAAGAACACGGAAATCAGACCGTAAAACAAGTTTTTGAACATTCGTGCAATATCGGCATCTATAATCTGGTGAAAAAGCATTTTGGTTTCTCTAATGCCGATGAGTTTGTATCTTACCTGACTCGCTTTAAACTCGACCAACCCGTTGGTTTTCAGTTGAAAGGTGAAACCGAACCAATTATTAAAAATCGTAAAAGTTCTACTTTTAGTAATACCACTATTCCTTGGATGTCGATTGGCTATGAAACTCGACTTACGCCTTTACAAATGCTAACTTTCTACAATGCCATTGCCAATAATGGCCATTGGGTACAGCCACTCATTGTAAAAGAAATTCGTGAAGCCGACCGAGTCACCGAAAGATTTGAAGCCAACCAAGACCCAACGCCTATTTGTTCAGAGCGTACGGCCAAATTGGCTCAAGAAATGATGCGAGGTGTAGTGGAAAATGGTACTGCACAAAACATCAATACGGGCTTTTGCAAAGTAGCAGGAAAAACGGGAACTTCAAGAAAACGTGAGAATGGCTACGTAAAAAACCAATATTATACGGCTTTTATTGGATTTTTCCCAGCAGATAACCCTAAATATAGTTGTGCAGTAATTATTGATGAGCCTCAGGGTGCCAACCTCTATGCCCGTGATGTGGCCGCTCCAGTATTTCGCACGATTGCCGATAAAATATTTGCTTATGATGTAGCCTTGCATCCATCTAAAAATAAAGCATCTAATATTCAGAAAATCCAAACACAAGCACAAGCTGGTTACGCTGAAGATTTCCGCACAGTGAATGAAGAGTTGGGCATTCAGAATTCACCGAGTAGTGCAGGTTGGGTGAAAGCCTCGAAAAATGGAAGTTCAGTTGCGTGGCAAAGAGTAGAAGACCGAAAGGATTTACCAGATGTGAGTGGGATGTCACTCCGAGATGCCATCCATATTCTCGAAAACAAGGGCTTTAAAGTACGATACTCAGGGCTTGGCAAGGTTAGCGACTATGCCATTGTTCAACCTAAAGTTGTTTCTCTAGTTTTGAAATAA
- a CDS encoding DUF2911 domain-containing protein, with protein MKKIVLLFSLFVSMGAMAQGVKTPAPSPTQTIKQDFALSSIEVNYSRPLAKGRKVFGDLVPFGKMWRTGANGATKVTFGEDVKVGGVAVKAGSYALYSIPNQNEWEIILNKGVNNGGLSGYKTEEDVARFKVKSMSLPMHIESFTIMIGDVLPASANIQILWEKTAVSIPVEADIDTKIMASIDNAMNVDNRPYFAAASYYFDNGKDLNKALAWVNKAIEAQPSAYWMVHLKAKIQAKSGDKAGAIATATKGIELAKAGKNDDYVALNEKLIASLK; from the coding sequence ATGAAAAAAATCGTTTTACTATTCTCTCTTTTTGTATCAATGGGTGCAATGGCACAAGGTGTAAAAACACCAGCCCCAAGCCCAACTCAAACTATTAAACAAGATTTTGCACTTTCATCAATCGAAGTAAATTATTCTCGTCCGTTAGCTAAAGGCCGTAAAGTTTTCGGTGATTTAGTTCCTTTCGGAAAAATGTGGAGAACAGGAGCCAATGGTGCTACGAAAGTAACTTTTGGCGAAGACGTAAAAGTAGGTGGAGTAGCTGTGAAAGCTGGTTCGTATGCTCTTTACTCTATTCCAAACCAAAACGAATGGGAAATTATCTTAAATAAAGGTGTAAACAATGGTGGTTTGAGCGGTTATAAAACAGAAGAAGATGTTGCTCGTTTCAAAGTAAAATCTATGAGTTTACCGATGCACATCGAATCATTTACCATCATGATTGGTGATGTATTGCCTGCTTCTGCAAACATTCAAATCCTCTGGGAAAAAACTGCGGTAAGCATTCCAGTAGAAGCAGATATTGATACCAAAATCATGGCATCAATTGACAACGCCATGAATGTTGATAATCGCCCATATTTTGCTGCGGCAAGTTATTATTTTGATAATGGCAAAGACTTAAATAAGGCTTTAGCATGGGTAAACAAAGCTATCGAAGCACAACCAAGTGCCTACTGGATGGTTCACCTAAAAGCAAAAATCCAAGCAAAATCTGGTGACAAGGCTGGAGCAATTGCTACCGCAACAAAAGGTATTGAATTAGCTAAAGCTGGCAAAAACGATGACTACGTAGCTTTGAACGAAAAACTGATTGCTTCTTTGAAATAA